Proteins encoded by one window of Akkermansia muciniphila ATCC BAA-835:
- a CDS encoding beta-N-acetylhexosaminidase, producing the protein MMFKLPLILACAIFSAHMACAAAADKYSVIPEPEKTELQHNSTRTLKLLSDQEAPTLGTDAYRLTVTPQGAHLASGGREGRIYGLATLRQLRDQLAGQPEGIPCGVITDKPRYPWRGLMVDPARFFIPTADLKKFVDMMAYYKFNKLQIHLTDDQGWRLPVPGYPKLKSISSKRKESMRNGIPHEGMYTKQELKELVAYCAARGIEVIPEIDVPGHNQALAAAYPEFFCFPNPDTKVKTDEGVTLHLICPHKPEVWKFYAAVFKELKDIFPSGIVHLGGDEAPLEKTWAKCPLSIQYREQKGMKDVHEELKEFIKKMSSMLAVHGKRIQLWYEKPWARANIYNKGDTVFTWRMGLTPSTITETKKQGLSLIIAAGEYCYLDYPQLPGQSNRGWMPTTTLEQSYRLDPAYGRPEKETNHITGVQGTVWGEHLPTLNHILYRAYPRACAIAEAGWSPMNVRSWENFRRKLADHRQFILKRFNYDMERTKENEPPFK; encoded by the coding sequence ATGATGTTTAAACTGCCCCTCATCCTGGCCTGCGCCATTTTTTCCGCCCACATGGCATGTGCCGCCGCAGCGGACAAATACAGCGTTATCCCTGAACCGGAAAAAACGGAGCTGCAGCACAACAGTACCAGAACCTTAAAACTTCTTTCCGACCAGGAGGCTCCGACCCTGGGAACGGACGCCTACCGGCTCACAGTCACCCCGCAGGGGGCGCACCTTGCTTCCGGAGGAAGGGAAGGCAGAATTTACGGGCTGGCAACCCTCCGCCAGCTCCGGGACCAGCTGGCGGGACAGCCGGAGGGCATCCCCTGCGGCGTCATCACGGACAAGCCGCGCTATCCGTGGCGCGGCCTCATGGTAGATCCCGCACGCTTTTTCATCCCCACGGCCGATCTGAAAAAATTTGTGGATATGATGGCCTACTACAAATTCAACAAGCTCCAGATCCACTTGACGGACGACCAGGGGTGGCGTCTTCCGGTGCCCGGCTACCCCAAACTCAAAAGCATCTCCTCCAAACGGAAAGAAAGCATGCGCAACGGAATCCCCCATGAAGGGATGTACACCAAACAGGAACTGAAAGAGCTGGTGGCGTACTGCGCAGCGCGCGGCATTGAGGTCATCCCTGAAATAGACGTGCCGGGGCACAACCAAGCCCTGGCGGCAGCCTACCCTGAATTCTTCTGCTTCCCGAACCCGGATACGAAAGTGAAGACCGATGAAGGCGTCACCCTCCACCTCATCTGCCCGCATAAACCGGAAGTCTGGAAATTTTATGCCGCTGTTTTCAAGGAACTCAAAGATATTTTCCCGTCCGGCATCGTCCATCTGGGCGGCGATGAAGCACCCCTGGAAAAAACCTGGGCCAAATGCCCCCTCAGCATCCAGTACCGGGAGCAAAAAGGCATGAAGGACGTCCACGAGGAATTGAAGGAATTCATCAAAAAAATGTCCTCCATGCTGGCTGTTCACGGCAAGCGCATCCAACTATGGTATGAAAAACCGTGGGCCAGGGCCAACATCTACAACAAAGGAGACACCGTCTTCACCTGGCGCATGGGACTGACACCGTCCACCATCACGGAGACGAAAAAGCAGGGGCTCTCCCTGATCATTGCTGCCGGGGAATACTGTTACCTGGACTATCCGCAACTTCCAGGGCAAAGCAACCGGGGATGGATGCCCACCACCACGCTGGAGCAAAGCTACAGGCTGGACCCCGCCTACGGCAGACCAGAAAAGGAAACAAACCATATCACCGGCGTTCAGGGCACCGTGTGGGGAGAACATCTCCCTACCCTGAACCACATTCTCTACCGCGCCTATCCGCGTGCCTGCGCCATTGCGGAAGCCGGCTGGTCACCGATGAACGTGCGCTCCTGGGAAAACTTCCGGCGCAAGCTGGCCGACCACCGTCAATTCATCCTCAAACGCTTCAATTATGATATGGAGCGCACCAAAGAAAACGAACCGCCTTTCAAATAA
- the meaB gene encoding methylmalonyl Co-A mutase-associated GTPase MeaB → MSNIKFARPHRPSVEELAQGVLAGNRALLGRAITLIESNAVRDQESSRALISRLLPHSGNAVRIGITGVPGAGKSSFIEAFGTYLCKKGFKVAVLAIDPSSSVSRGSIMGDKTRMEELSGEENAFIRPSPSGGSLGGVARKTRETMIACEAAGFDIILIETVGVGQSETTVRSMVDIFMLLLITGAGDDLQGIKRGIMELADILVVTKDDGDNRQRAAAHCQELKMVLHYLQSPTPGWTPSVLTCSSLEGRGLDTIEETLFRFRDSMKESGFWYSRRRSQSLSWVQSLVHEALLTAFEQHPAVASRMPILENMVAGDKMDPVSAAHDLLSHFTYPAPGH, encoded by the coding sequence ATGAGCAACATCAAATTTGCACGTCCGCACCGCCCTTCCGTAGAAGAACTGGCCCAGGGAGTACTGGCCGGAAACCGCGCCCTGCTGGGAAGGGCCATTACACTGATAGAAAGCAATGCCGTCCGGGACCAGGAATCTTCCCGCGCCCTCATCTCCAGGCTCCTTCCCCATTCGGGCAACGCCGTCCGCATCGGCATTACGGGCGTTCCGGGCGCCGGGAAATCCTCTTTCATTGAAGCCTTCGGCACTTACCTGTGCAAAAAAGGGTTCAAGGTGGCTGTGCTGGCTATTGACCCGTCTTCTTCAGTCTCCCGCGGTTCCATTATGGGAGACAAAACACGCATGGAGGAACTCTCCGGAGAGGAAAACGCCTTCATCCGCCCTTCCCCCTCCGGCGGCTCTTTGGGCGGCGTAGCCCGGAAAACGCGTGAAACCATGATTGCATGCGAAGCTGCGGGCTTTGACATTATTCTCATTGAAACCGTGGGAGTCGGCCAGTCGGAAACTACGGTGCGCTCCATGGTGGACATTTTCATGCTCCTGCTCATCACCGGAGCCGGGGACGATCTCCAGGGCATCAAGCGGGGCATCATGGAACTGGCGGATATCCTAGTAGTTACCAAAGATGACGGCGACAACCGCCAGCGCGCCGCAGCCCACTGCCAGGAACTGAAAATGGTACTCCACTACCTGCAAAGCCCCACTCCCGGCTGGACGCCCTCCGTCCTCACCTGTTCCTCCCTGGAGGGACGCGGCCTGGACACCATTGAAGAGACGCTCTTCCGCTTCCGGGACAGCATGAAGGAATCCGGATTCTGGTACAGCCGCCGCCGGAGCCAGTCCCTTTCATGGGTCCAGTCCCTGGTGCATGAAGCCCTGCTCACCGCTTTTGAACAGCACCCCGCCGTAGCGTCCCGCATGCCCATTCTGGAAAACATGGTGGCGGGGGACAAAATGGACCCCGTTTCCGCCGCACATGACCTGCTGAGCCACTTTACTTATCCCGCGCCCGGACATTAA
- a CDS encoding NUDIX domain-containing protein has protein sequence MERLYRPNVAGMMVRQDGKLLICERSGQKGAWQFPQGGIDPGETALEAVRREIGEEVGFLPSQYNIVESRKGYRYDYPPEVLEYVREKRRQPFVGQAQEYFLCWLHADAPEPVLDDREFCDYKWIAPAEFKLEWLPEFKKKVYARVLEDFFNVRARDK, from the coding sequence ATGGAAAGATTGTATCGTCCGAATGTTGCGGGGATGATGGTCCGGCAGGACGGGAAATTGTTGATTTGCGAGCGTTCCGGGCAGAAAGGAGCCTGGCAGTTTCCCCAGGGCGGAATTGACCCGGGGGAAACGGCTTTGGAAGCCGTGCGGCGCGAGATTGGGGAGGAAGTGGGGTTTTTGCCGTCCCAGTATAATATTGTGGAATCCCGGAAGGGGTATCGTTACGATTATCCGCCGGAGGTGCTGGAGTATGTTCGTGAAAAGCGGCGGCAGCCTTTTGTTGGGCAGGCGCAGGAGTATTTCCTGTGCTGGCTGCATGCGGACGCTCCGGAACCCGTCCTGGATGACCGGGAGTTTTGCGATTACAAGTGGATAGCCCCAGCCGAATTTAAGCTGGAGTGGCTGCCGGAGTTTAAAAAGAAAGTTTACGCCAGGGTTCTGGAAGATTTCTTTAATGTCCGGGCGCGGGATAAGTAA